In the genome of Myxococcaceae bacterium JPH2, one region contains:
- the rho gene encoding transcription termination factor Rho, translated as MSENPDNDPRVPPPPPAAARPPPPHDADDDGGDDEGDDGPDEGESPAGGPAQAGGPGGQPSGRRRRRRRRRRGAQVLFTPDGQAYRMQAGPDGQQVQVFLTPQELEQYRQRQAQQQQQQQQPAPQQQQQQQGGGQPQQAQQRPHHGGGQAAPQQNLSPVEGVLDTEAKGPNAFLRQVKRNLLPAPDDPELPKNLVQKLRLRQGQYLTAFAQMRGHKGMVQKVDTVDGRPLDSAPRLPHFADLTSVDPLERLKLESGHREMVTRVLDLISPIGKGQRALIVAPPKTGKTIMLQRIAQAVITNHPECHVMVLLIDERPEEVTDMRRSIKAEVLASSSDRPTGDHLKVAELALERARRLVEAGKDVVVLLDSITRLARAYNKEVDSSGRTMTGGVDSRALERPKRIFGAARATEEAGS; from the coding sequence ATGAGCGAGAATCCCGACAACGACCCCCGCGTCCCCCCACCGCCCCCCGCGGCGGCCCGACCGCCTCCGCCCCACGACGCGGATGACGACGGGGGTGACGACGAAGGCGACGACGGCCCCGATGAGGGCGAGTCTCCCGCGGGAGGCCCCGCACAGGCGGGTGGCCCCGGCGGGCAGCCCAGCGGCCGCCGCCGCCGCCGCCGCCGCCGTCGTCGTGGCGCCCAGGTGCTGTTCACTCCGGACGGTCAGGCGTACCGCATGCAGGCGGGCCCGGACGGCCAGCAGGTGCAGGTGTTCCTCACGCCGCAGGAGCTGGAGCAGTACCGGCAGCGTCAGGCCCAGCAGCAACAGCAGCAGCAACAACCGGCGCCGCAGCAGCAACAGCAGCAGCAGGGAGGCGGCCAGCCGCAGCAGGCGCAGCAGCGTCCGCACCACGGCGGAGGCCAGGCCGCGCCCCAGCAGAACCTGTCGCCGGTGGAGGGCGTGCTGGACACGGAAGCCAAGGGCCCCAACGCCTTCCTGCGCCAGGTGAAACGCAACCTGCTGCCGGCGCCGGACGACCCGGAGCTCCCCAAGAACCTCGTGCAGAAGCTGCGGCTGCGTCAGGGCCAGTACCTGACCGCGTTCGCGCAGATGCGCGGGCACAAGGGCATGGTGCAGAAGGTGGACACGGTGGACGGGCGTCCGCTCGACTCCGCGCCCCGCCTCCCCCACTTCGCCGACCTCACGTCGGTGGACCCGCTGGAGCGCCTGAAGCTGGAGAGCGGCCACCGCGAGATGGTGACGCGGGTGTTGGATCTCATCTCTCCCATCGGCAAGGGACAGCGCGCGCTCATCGTCGCGCCGCCCAAGACGGGCAAGACGATCATGCTCCAGCGGATCGCCCAGGCCGTCATCACCAACCACCCCGAGTGCCACGTCATGGTGCTGCTCATCGACGAGCGGCCCGAAGAAGTGACGGACATGCGCCGGAGCATCAAGGCCGAGGTGCTGGCCTCCAGCTCGGACCGGCCCACGGGGGACCACCTGAAGGTCGCGGAGCTGGCGCTGGAGCGCGCTCGCCGCCTGGTGGAAGCAGGCAAGGACGTGGTCGTCCTCCTGGACTCCATCACGCGTCTGGCGCGCGCCTACAACAAGGAAGTCGACAGCTCGGGCCGCACCATGACGGGCGGCGTGGACAGCCGAGCCCTGGAGCGCCCCAAGCGCATCTTCGGCGCGGCGCGCGCGACGGAAGAGGCCGGCTCG
- the sppA gene encoding signal peptide peptidase SppA, with translation MRLLPLLSLLPSLALAQTSDIVQDAVPPRGVTLPPTGIALSDEAPSLTLNPAGLGFMDAAQLFYLHERDVDRDALGDGVYLGARLLGLGAGFSLEWIRGHGEPDYRKTSFGLSLGPRTLKLGFAYHDFSSDTRSIDRLSTWDVGLTARPDRALSLAATVQELNAPDEDGLKLRRRYGFGVGLRPLDERYTLGIDWRFTEGAFRRGQATYTLQAEMVPGLRVGAGVSHGFEHGVPLALQVSATMDLGHAGLTYALGGSDDGLDHVIAVRLSSERYRGVRTPGGIVTLLDLNDALSSNVSPALALLGVSETDPYLRLMRFLDLAARDERLRGVVVKMEGLPGVGWGTAEELRQAFLRLRVAGKKVVAVLLSADDKAYLAASSADGVYALTEASLPINGLAVSMISLGGTMEKLGVTWDVARVGEFKTAPEQFTRTDLSTAQRETINGYLDTQVAHYEQAVEAGRKLSPERQRAAWAQGLLSPRRALAAGLLDGVISATELDARVAEWVPGARFDPTYSPRDERENRWGHRRRIAIVPVMGDITGGSSREDPFGLARIAGAETVLRGLQEAQDDPSVVAIVVRVDSPGGDVLASDLIYRAVLEARKHKPVIASMGDVAGSGGYYAAVGADEILAEPTTLTGSIGVYYIKPALQGLGAKLGVNEETVVRGPMADLLGTWRPWTPDEQAAVQRWVEDSYDVFITEVAARRKLDKARVDSVARGRVWSGQDALARGLVDAMGGLFEAEATARKRAGVKPSEELDVVVMGGAKGLLSRLDGEPGVHMLAGLLLPRPPPGPPEALSALARELGLDSPEVLRGGLKAMVPFTLTLH, from the coding sequence ATGCGCCTCCTACCCCTGCTGTCGCTGCTGCCGTCGCTCGCGCTGGCCCAGACGAGCGACATCGTCCAGGACGCCGTACCGCCGCGCGGGGTGACGCTGCCCCCCACGGGGATCGCGCTGTCGGACGAGGCTCCGTCCCTGACGCTCAACCCGGCGGGCCTGGGCTTCATGGACGCCGCGCAGCTCTTCTACCTGCACGAGCGCGACGTCGACCGGGACGCGTTGGGAGATGGCGTCTACCTGGGCGCGCGACTGCTGGGCCTGGGCGCGGGCTTCTCGCTCGAGTGGATCCGCGGCCACGGCGAGCCGGACTACCGCAAGACGTCCTTCGGACTCTCGCTGGGGCCGCGCACGTTGAAGCTCGGCTTCGCGTACCACGACTTCAGCTCGGACACGCGGAGCATTGACCGGCTGTCCACCTGGGATGTGGGCCTGACGGCTCGCCCTGACCGCGCGCTGTCCCTGGCGGCCACGGTCCAGGAACTCAACGCCCCGGACGAGGACGGGCTCAAGCTGCGGCGTCGCTACGGGTTCGGCGTGGGCCTGCGCCCCTTGGACGAGCGCTACACGCTGGGCATCGACTGGCGCTTCACGGAGGGCGCGTTCCGCCGAGGCCAGGCCACGTACACGCTCCAAGCGGAGATGGTGCCCGGGCTGCGCGTGGGCGCGGGCGTCTCCCACGGCTTCGAGCACGGCGTGCCCTTGGCGCTCCAGGTGTCCGCCACCATGGACCTGGGACACGCGGGCCTCACGTATGCGCTCGGCGGCTCGGATGACGGGCTGGACCATGTGATTGCCGTGCGGCTCTCCAGCGAGCGCTACCGCGGCGTTCGCACGCCCGGCGGCATCGTGACGCTGTTGGATCTCAACGACGCGCTGTCCAGCAACGTGAGCCCGGCGCTCGCGCTGCTGGGCGTCAGCGAGACAGACCCATACCTGCGGCTGATGCGCTTCCTGGACCTCGCCGCGCGCGACGAGCGGCTGCGCGGCGTGGTGGTGAAGATGGAGGGCCTGCCCGGTGTGGGCTGGGGCACGGCGGAGGAGCTGCGCCAGGCGTTCCTCCGGCTGCGTGTGGCGGGGAAGAAGGTCGTGGCGGTGCTGCTGTCCGCGGACGACAAGGCCTACCTGGCCGCGTCCTCGGCGGATGGGGTGTACGCGTTGACGGAGGCGTCGCTGCCCATCAACGGGCTGGCCGTGTCCATGATTTCGCTGGGCGGCACGATGGAGAAGCTGGGCGTCACCTGGGACGTGGCGCGCGTGGGCGAGTTCAAGACCGCGCCTGAGCAGTTCACCCGCACGGACCTGAGCACCGCGCAGCGAGAGACCATCAACGGCTACCTCGACACGCAGGTGGCGCACTACGAGCAGGCGGTGGAGGCCGGGCGCAAGCTGTCCCCCGAGCGTCAGCGCGCCGCATGGGCGCAAGGGTTGCTGTCGCCTCGGCGCGCGTTGGCCGCGGGCCTGCTGGACGGCGTCATCTCCGCCACGGAGCTGGACGCGCGCGTCGCCGAGTGGGTCCCGGGCGCGCGCTTCGACCCGACCTACTCCCCGCGCGACGAGCGGGAGAACCGCTGGGGCCACCGCCGCCGCATCGCCATCGTCCCGGTGATGGGCGACATCACCGGGGGCAGCAGCCGCGAGGACCCGTTCGGGCTGGCGCGCATCGCGGGCGCGGAGACGGTGCTGCGCGGGCTGCAGGAGGCGCAGGATGACCCGTCCGTCGTCGCCATCGTCGTGCGCGTGGACTCGCCGGGCGGCGACGTGCTCGCCTCGGACCTCATCTACCGCGCGGTGCTGGAGGCCCGGAAGCACAAGCCCGTCATCGCCTCCATGGGCGACGTGGCCGGCTCGGGCGGCTACTACGCCGCGGTGGGCGCCGACGAAATCCTCGCCGAGCCCACCACGCTCACCGGCAGCATCGGCGTCTACTACATCAAGCCCGCGCTGCAGGGGCTGGGCGCCAAGCTCGGCGTCAACGAGGAGACCGTCGTGCGCGGCCCCATGGCGGACCTGCTCGGCACGTGGCGACCGTGGACGCCCGACGAGCAGGCCGCGGTGCAGCGGTGGGTCGAGGACTCCTACGACGTGTTCATCACCGAGGTCGCGGCCCGTCGGAAGCTGGACAAGGCGCGGGTCGACTCGGTCGCGCGCGGGCGCGTGTGGAGCGGCCAGGACGCCCTGGCGCGCGGACTCGTGGATGCCATGGGCGGTCTCTTCGAGGCCGAGGCCACGGCGCGCAAGCGGGCAGGCGTGAAGCCGTCGGAGGAGCTGGACGTGGTGGTGATGGGCGGGGCCAAGGGGCTCCTGTCTCGGCTGGACGGAGAGCCGGGCGTGCACATGCTGGCGGGGCTGCTGCTCCCCCGCCCGCCCCCCGGTCCCCCAGAAGCCCTGTCCGCGCTCGCCCGCGAGCTGGGGTTGGACTCTCCCGAGGTGCTGCGCGGGGGCCTCAAGGCCATGGTCCCCTTCACGCTCACCTTGCACTGA
- a CDS encoding PEGA domain-containing protein translates to MKVLALALLPALALAATPTAPKRAAALLIPMDPPSESASVQMEGYMSDSLGQFANFSVRKSADLFGLPDDEAAQASLQRAKKGYEESVKSFDAKDYEDAEHKVRATMKELQTATAAMRSCSPLCDSLALYGAILQLRGDVEEAKLAIIDLIALSPTFELNPKRFSRDFITLRVQVATSRTSQLRGSANIKSRPAGARVYVDGEPQGYTPLTISAMTVGKHLVRIERPGFRQHGEVMEVTPDDVEVMANLSPTPAYKAYDAQLDRVAGDVGRTNVPNSTAVMNLGKSLKLDRALLGTVRAVGDGTSELTVSLFDTASGKRLGSRRMVLQGDEFGQLKSEMERVVNQMVNTVEGGEKVVRSSDPLEGRAGTEDWGAEDRGGRTRQSEKKRSGKDPLDGVSGTEEW, encoded by the coding sequence ATGAAAGTCCTCGCGCTCGCCCTCCTCCCGGCCCTCGCGCTCGCCGCTACCCCCACCGCGCCCAAGCGCGCCGCGGCGCTCCTCATCCCGATGGATCCGCCCTCCGAGTCGGCCAGCGTGCAGATGGAGGGCTACATGAGCGACTCGCTCGGGCAGTTCGCCAACTTCTCGGTGCGCAAGTCGGCGGACCTGTTCGGCCTGCCGGATGACGAGGCCGCCCAGGCATCCCTCCAGCGCGCGAAGAAGGGCTACGAGGAGAGCGTCAAGTCCTTCGACGCCAAGGACTACGAGGACGCGGAGCACAAGGTCCGCGCGACGATGAAGGAGCTGCAGACGGCCACGGCGGCCATGCGCTCCTGCTCGCCCCTGTGCGACTCGCTCGCGCTCTATGGCGCCATCCTCCAGCTTCGCGGCGACGTGGAAGAGGCGAAGCTGGCCATCATCGACCTCATCGCCCTGTCGCCGACCTTCGAGCTCAATCCCAAGCGCTTCAGCCGGGACTTCATCACCCTGCGCGTGCAGGTCGCCACGAGCCGCACCTCGCAGCTTCGCGGCAGCGCGAACATCAAGTCACGCCCGGCCGGCGCCCGCGTGTACGTGGACGGTGAGCCGCAGGGCTACACGCCGCTGACCATCTCCGCGATGACGGTGGGCAAGCACCTGGTGCGCATCGAGCGTCCGGGCTTCCGCCAACACGGCGAGGTCATGGAAGTCACCCCGGACGACGTGGAGGTCATGGCGAACCTGTCCCCCACCCCGGCGTACAAGGCCTATGACGCGCAGCTCGACCGGGTGGCGGGGGACGTGGGCCGCACCAACGTCCCGAACTCCACCGCGGTGATGAACCTGGGCAAGTCGCTGAAGCTGGACCGCGCGCTGCTGGGAACGGTGCGCGCGGTGGGCGACGGCACGTCCGAGCTGACCGTGTCGCTCTTCGACACCGCCTCCGGCAAGCGCCTGGGCTCGCGGCGCATGGTGCTCCAGGGCGACGAGTTCGGGCAGCTCAAGTCGGAGATGGAGCGCGTGGTGAACCAGATGGTCAACACGGTGGAGGGCGGCGAGAAGGTCGTGCGCAGCTCGGATCCGCTGGAGGGCCGTGCGGGCACCGAGGACTGGGGCGCCGAGGACCGCGGTGGCCGCACGCGACAGTCCGAGAAGAAGCGTTCCGGCAAGGACCCGCTCGACGGGGTGTCGGGAACCGAGGAATGGTGA
- a CDS encoding PEGA domain-containing protein — protein MILALAISLSAPSADAASRTRRPKAAKTAKTSKSAKKPSATKPSAAESSEAFEPPESVTPSEPLAEPASTPAKTPASTTKTTPAVATPVKTPEPLPSRVKEAPVPAVASSQVALFATARQPQAADAAAKLEGELMRMLRSRNDVEFVSLASAFPPAPAMPTPKADALFDEGRSAYDNLDPEAAAAKFKAAADAYTQQPADMRAEKLGETYLMLGASLLLNGDMPGARTAFTHALVAEPTTRPDTALFGQDVQKAFSEAQAELAKQAPGTLTVESIPEGATVLVRGREVGTTPLKGVTLPPGGYPVVVQLAGYTSYATYTEVKAAGPASVKSKLEPSPAHSALREAATRASTAQAFDANVAAPEVGALAERLGARYVVLAAVSQDKKGRFQSELQAWDLRTKNRLRGLEVELAARDGKHSLTYAADQVHTFLTGPVVPVDGPTPTASAAVWRKPWFWAAVGGTAAVAAGVVFVATQDKGRGFNPVSGMPGGVTF, from the coding sequence ATGATCCTCGCGCTCGCGATCTCGCTGAGCGCTCCTTCCGCCGATGCCGCTTCCCGGACGCGCCGGCCGAAGGCGGCCAAGACCGCCAAGACGTCCAAGTCCGCCAAGAAGCCGTCGGCCACCAAGCCCTCCGCCGCCGAGTCTTCCGAGGCCTTCGAGCCACCCGAGAGCGTGACGCCCTCGGAGCCGCTCGCGGAGCCCGCCTCGACGCCGGCGAAGACTCCCGCCAGCACGACGAAGACGACCCCGGCCGTGGCCACGCCCGTGAAGACGCCGGAGCCCCTGCCCTCGCGCGTGAAGGAAGCGCCGGTGCCCGCGGTGGCCTCAAGCCAGGTGGCGCTGTTCGCCACCGCGCGCCAGCCTCAGGCAGCGGACGCCGCCGCCAAGCTCGAAGGCGAGCTGATGCGGATGCTGCGCTCGCGCAACGACGTGGAGTTCGTGAGCCTGGCCTCGGCCTTCCCGCCCGCGCCGGCGATGCCGACGCCCAAGGCCGACGCGCTCTTCGATGAAGGCCGCTCCGCCTACGACAACCTGGACCCCGAGGCCGCCGCCGCCAAGTTCAAGGCCGCCGCGGACGCGTACACCCAGCAGCCAGCGGACATGCGCGCCGAGAAGCTGGGCGAGACGTACCTGATGCTCGGCGCGTCGCTGCTGCTCAACGGCGACATGCCCGGCGCCCGCACCGCCTTCACCCACGCGCTGGTGGCCGAGCCGACGACGCGGCCGGACACGGCCCTCTTCGGCCAGGACGTGCAGAAGGCGTTCTCCGAGGCGCAGGCGGAGCTGGCCAAGCAGGCGCCGGGGACGCTCACGGTGGAGTCCATCCCCGAGGGCGCCACGGTGCTCGTGCGCGGTCGCGAGGTGGGCACCACGCCGCTCAAGGGCGTGACGCTGCCCCCGGGCGGCTATCCGGTGGTGGTGCAGCTCGCGGGCTACACCTCGTACGCCACGTACACGGAGGTGAAGGCCGCGGGCCCGGCGAGCGTGAAGTCCAAGCTGGAGCCGTCGCCGGCGCACTCCGCGCTGCGTGAGGCCGCCACCCGCGCGTCCACCGCGCAAGCCTTCGACGCGAACGTGGCGGCGCCCGAGGTGGGCGCACTCGCCGAGCGGCTGGGCGCGCGCTACGTGGTGCTCGCCGCGGTGAGCCAGGACAAGAAGGGCCGCTTCCAATCCGAGCTGCAGGCGTGGGACCTGCGCACGAAGAACCGCCTGCGAGGCCTGGAGGTGGAGCTGGCCGCGCGCGATGGCAAGCACAGCCTGACGTACGCCGCGGACCAGGTGCACACCTTCCTCACCGGCCCGGTCGTCCCGGTGGACGGCCCGACGCCCACCGCGTCCGCGGCTGTGTGGCGCAAGCCCTGGTTCTGGGCGGCTGTGGGTGGCACTGCGGCGGTCGCCGCCGGAGTCGTCTTCGTGGCGACGCAGGACAAGGGCCGTGGCTTCAACCCCGTGAGCGGCATGCCGGGCGGCGTGACGTTCTGA
- a CDS encoding type IIA DNA topoisomerase subunit B, whose protein sequence is MAKKDSYTGADIQVLEGLEPVRKRPAMYIGGTDSTGYHHLLWEILDNSVDEVINSYATTVEVTLHKDGRTITVVDNGRGIPVDIMPRFKKPALEVILTTLHSGGKFEQGNYIHSGGLHGVGSSVVNALSRKMLVEIKKDGKKHVQTYARGKATSALKVDGAARGTGTAITFEPDPEIFGEKLKFDAELVRERLEAKSYLHKGMTVVWKDETASPVVHVTYKHDGGIAEYLTKVVTERKKPMVPEGSAAFYHSRDNGVRLEAALAWTEATDEHIRSYVNGIPTGMGGTHEAGLRSAVVKAVRNYIETHDLTPKGVTLTAEDIREGLTAILSVYVVEPQFQGQTKGRLNNPEVAGQVDGVIRPALEKWLNDNKSIAETVLARIIIAARAREASRAASAAVTRKTAVSHRLNLPGKLADCSSTDPSVSELFIVEGDSAGGSAKQGRDRRTQAILPLRGKVLNAEQASTDKVATNRELQDIVSALGCGIGAEFDKSKLRYGRVFLLMDADSDGHHIATLLLTFFYRHLRPLIDSGAVHIAQPPLYRVDIGKETYWALDEPDRDRIIREKGRVNSKPNIMRFKGLGEMTADELKETTLDPKNRITLRVTIDDPLETDRIINDLMGKDVSARYKFITERAGEVQDLDV, encoded by the coding sequence ATGGCGAAGAAGGACAGCTACACAGGCGCGGACATCCAGGTCCTCGAGGGCCTGGAGCCGGTGCGCAAGCGCCCGGCCATGTACATCGGGGGCACCGACAGCACGGGCTATCACCACCTGCTGTGGGAGATCCTCGACAACTCGGTGGACGAGGTCATCAACAGCTACGCCACCACGGTGGAAGTCACGCTCCACAAGGACGGGCGCACCATCACCGTCGTGGACAACGGGCGCGGCATCCCCGTGGACATCATGCCGCGCTTCAAGAAGCCGGCACTCGAGGTCATCCTCACCACGCTGCACTCGGGCGGCAAGTTCGAGCAGGGCAACTACATCCACTCCGGCGGTCTGCACGGCGTGGGCAGCTCGGTAGTGAACGCGCTCTCGCGCAAGATGTTGGTGGAGATCAAGAAGGACGGGAAGAAGCACGTCCAGACGTACGCCCGCGGCAAGGCGACCTCCGCGCTGAAGGTGGATGGCGCGGCGCGCGGCACCGGCACGGCCATCACCTTCGAGCCGGATCCGGAGATCTTCGGAGAGAAGCTCAAGTTCGACGCGGAGCTGGTGCGCGAGCGGCTCGAGGCCAAGAGCTACCTGCACAAGGGCATGACGGTCGTCTGGAAGGACGAGACGGCCAGCCCCGTGGTGCACGTCACGTACAAGCACGACGGCGGCATCGCCGAGTACCTCACCAAGGTGGTGACGGAGCGCAAGAAGCCGATGGTGCCCGAGGGCAGCGCGGCCTTCTATCACTCGCGCGACAACGGGGTGCGGCTGGAGGCGGCGCTGGCGTGGACGGAGGCCACCGACGAGCACATCCGCAGCTACGTCAACGGCATCCCCACCGGCATGGGCGGCACGCACGAGGCGGGCCTGCGCAGCGCCGTGGTGAAGGCGGTGCGCAACTACATCGAGACGCACGACCTGACGCCCAAGGGCGTGACGCTCACCGCGGAGGACATCCGCGAGGGCCTCACCGCCATCCTGTCCGTCTACGTGGTGGAGCCGCAGTTCCAGGGCCAGACGAAGGGCCGCCTCAACAACCCGGAGGTGGCGGGTCAGGTGGACGGCGTCATCCGGCCGGCGCTGGAGAAGTGGCTCAACGACAACAAGTCCATCGCGGAGACGGTGCTCGCGCGCATCATCATCGCGGCCCGGGCCCGCGAGGCCAGCCGCGCGGCTTCCGCGGCGGTGACGCGCAAGACGGCGGTGAGCCACCGGCTCAACCTGCCGGGCAAGCTGGCGGACTGCTCATCCACGGATCCGAGCGTCAGCGAGCTGTTCATCGTGGAAGGTGACTCCGCAGGCGGCTCCGCCAAGCAGGGACGGGACAGGCGCACCCAGGCCATCCTCCCCTTGCGCGGCAAGGTGCTCAACGCGGAGCAGGCCTCCACGGACAAGGTCGCCACCAACCGCGAATTGCAGGACATCGTCAGCGCGCTGGGCTGCGGCATCGGCGCGGAGTTCGACAAGTCCAAGCTGCGCTACGGCCGGGTCTTCCTGCTGATGGACGCCGACAGCGACGGCCACCACATCGCCACGCTGTTGTTGACGTTCTTCTACCGACACCTGCGCCCACTCATCGACAGCGGCGCGGTGCACATCGCGCAGCCGCCCCTGTACCGGGTGGACATCGGCAAGGAGACGTACTGGGCGCTGGACGAGCCGGACCGCGACCGCATCATCCGCGAGAAGGGCCGCGTCAACTCCAAGCCCAACATCATGCGGTTCAAGGGACTCGGCGAGATGACGGCCGACGAGCTGAAGGAGACGACGCTCGACCCCAAGAACCGCATCACGCTGCGGGTCACCATTGACGATCCGCTGGAGACGGATCGCATCATCAACGACCTGATGGGCAAGGACGTCAGCGCTCGGTACAAGTTCATCACCGAGCGCGCCGGCGAGGTCCAGGATCTGGACGTCTAG
- a CDS encoding DNA topoisomerase IV subunit A, which translates to MLADAETKTRKKQGASGSGGGGSSASGGGGGDANGVPASLGEEARRRYLNYALSVITSRALPDVRDGLKPVQRRILYGMWNDLNLSFDTKYQKCAQVVGAIMGRYHPHGDASIYDALVRMAQDFSLRYPLVDGHGNFGSLDGDFAAAYRYTECRLEKLATELLRELESKTVDFRPSYDGTRNEPIVIPARVPQLLMNGTTGIAVGMATNIPPHHLGELLDALMALIDAPTLATKDLLKFIKGPDFPTGGQILNSKPELREIYETGQGSVRIRGEWKTEELKRGGQQIIVTSIPYTVNKSTLVAKIGDLVRERKLPLIVDVRDESTKEVRIVLELKKDANPELVMAYLYKHTPLQTNFAVNLTCLVPSENPEVGTPKRLDLKTILQYFLDFRFDIVTRRLQHELAELKKRVHILEGFEKAYDALDEIIRIIRQSEGKQDAAQKLMARFKMDELQVDAILEMKLYKLARLEILVVQKELKEKRAEIKRIEGVLKDKKKLWGTVKDELGEIRPYADKRRTRVGGAGAEEMEFSAEAFIADEDAHVVITRDGWIKRVREVKDPSTTRLREGDAVMTVLAGSLKANLVLLSNFGTAYVTRFNDVPASTGYGDPVQKLFKFDDGERVVGALSLDSRLHQPEKLVAVTKQGLGLRFLLAPHTEVSTRAGRRYAKTGEGDEIIGTQPVGDRDLLGVLTEKTHALVCKVSEVNELAGPGKGVTVIKVEDGDRVVDFLAVAPNQKDVMLEFETQKGRKLHLTPAKHEVTGRGGKGHEMSRRDAVKDVLRPVTFVPLPEKKD; encoded by the coding sequence ATGCTCGCAGACGCCGAAACGAAGACGCGAAAGAAGCAGGGGGCCTCGGGCAGCGGCGGAGGCGGCTCCTCCGCGTCCGGCGGCGGCGGCGGTGACGCCAACGGGGTGCCCGCGTCCCTGGGCGAGGAAGCGCGCCGGCGCTACCTCAACTACGCGCTCTCCGTCATCACCTCGCGCGCCCTCCCGGACGTGCGCGACGGCCTGAAGCCGGTGCAGCGCCGCATCCTCTACGGAATGTGGAACGACCTGAACCTGTCGTTCGACACGAAGTACCAGAAGTGCGCGCAGGTCGTCGGCGCCATCATGGGTCGCTACCACCCGCACGGCGACGCCTCCATCTACGACGCGCTCGTGCGCATGGCGCAGGACTTCTCCCTGCGCTACCCGCTGGTGGACGGGCACGGAAACTTCGGCTCGCTCGACGGCGACTTCGCCGCCGCCTACCGCTACACCGAGTGCCGCCTGGAGAAGCTGGCCACGGAGCTCTTGCGCGAGCTGGAGAGCAAGACGGTCGACTTCCGGCCCAGCTACGACGGCACCCGCAACGAGCCCATCGTCATCCCGGCGCGCGTGCCGCAGCTCCTGATGAACGGCACCACGGGCATCGCCGTGGGCATGGCCACCAACATCCCGCCCCACCACCTGGGCGAGCTGCTGGACGCGTTGATGGCCCTCATCGACGCGCCCACGCTGGCCACCAAGGACCTGCTCAAGTTCATCAAGGGCCCGGACTTCCCCACCGGCGGGCAGATCCTCAACAGCAAGCCCGAGCTGCGGGAAATCTACGAGACGGGCCAGGGCAGCGTCCGCATCCGCGGTGAGTGGAAGACCGAGGAGCTCAAGCGCGGCGGCCAGCAGATCATCGTCACCTCCATCCCCTACACGGTGAACAAGTCCACCCTGGTCGCGAAGATTGGCGACCTGGTGCGCGAGCGGAAGCTGCCGCTCATCGTCGACGTGCGCGACGAGTCCACCAAGGAGGTGCGCATCGTCCTGGAGCTGAAGAAGGACGCCAATCCCGAGCTGGTGATGGCGTACCTCTACAAGCACACCCCGCTCCAGACGAACTTCGCGGTCAACCTCACGTGCCTCGTGCCCTCGGAGAACCCCGAGGTCGGCACGCCCAAGCGGTTGGACCTCAAGACCATCCTCCAGTACTTCCTGGACTTCCGCTTCGACATCGTGACGCGGCGGCTCCAGCACGAGCTGGCCGAGCTGAAGAAGCGCGTCCACATCCTCGAGGGCTTCGAGAAGGCCTACGACGCGCTGGATGAGATCATCCGCATCATCCGCCAGTCCGAGGGCAAGCAGGACGCGGCGCAGAAGTTGATGGCGCGCTTCAAGATGGACGAGCTCCAGGTGGACGCCATCCTGGAGATGAAGCTCTACAAGCTGGCCCGCCTGGAGATCCTCGTCGTCCAGAAGGAACTCAAGGAGAAGCGCGCGGAGATCAAGCGCATCGAGGGCGTGCTCAAGGACAAGAAGAAGCTGTGGGGCACCGTCAAGGACGAGCTGGGCGAGATTCGTCCCTACGCGGACAAGCGGCGCACCCGCGTCGGCGGCGCCGGAGCCGAGGAGATGGAGTTCTCGGCGGAGGCGTTCATCGCGGACGAGGACGCCCACGTGGTCATCACCCGCGACGGGTGGATCAAGCGCGTGCGCGAGGTGAAGGACCCGTCCACCACCCGCCTGCGCGAGGGCGACGCGGTGATGACGGTGCTCGCCGGCAGCCTGAAGGCGAACCTGGTGCTGCTCAGCAACTTCGGCACCGCCTACGTCACGCGCTTCAACGACGTGCCCGCGTCCACGGGCTACGGCGACCCGGTGCAGAAGCTCTTCAAGTTCGACGACGGCGAGCGCGTGGTGGGCGCCCTGTCCCTGGACTCGCGGCTGCATCAGCCGGAGAAGCTGGTGGCCGTCACCAAGCAGGGCCTGGGCCTGCGCTTCCTTCTTGCGCCGCACACCGAGGTCTCCACGCGCGCCGGACGGCGCTACGCGAAGACGGGCGAGGGCGATGAGATCATCGGCACGCAGCCGGTGGGCGATCGCGACCTGTTGGGCGTGCTGACGGAGAAGACGCACGCGCTCGTGTGCAAGGTGTCGGAGGTCAACGAGCTGGCCGGCCCCGGCAAGGGCGTCACCGTCATCAAGGTGGAGGACGGCGACCGGGTGGTGGACTTCCTGGCCGTGGCCCCGAACCAGAAGGACGTGATGCTCGAGTTCGAGACCCAGAAGGGCCGCAAGCTGCACCTCACCCCCGCGAAGCACGAAGTGACGGGACGAGGCGGCAAGGGCCACGAGATGTCTCGGCGCGACGCGGTGAAGGACGTGCTCCGGCCCGTCACCTTCGTGCCGCTCCCCGAGAAGAAGGACTAG